In the Phaseolus vulgaris cultivar G19833 chromosome 7, P. vulgaris v2.0, whole genome shotgun sequence genome, one interval contains:
- the LOC137828795 gene encoding uncharacterized protein isoform X1 has protein sequence MVCLACLLPLFLVPIVNILPILFHIIMGKIYRVFGWEYRKPERVPPACPYKPPTTGVSKQAEADVEPISADPVKPGTVDVKKD, from the exons ATG GTTTGCTTGGCTTGTTTGTTGCCCCTCTTTCTGGTTCCGATAGTTAATATTCTCCCTATTCTCTTCCATATTATCATG GGAAAGATCTATCGGGTTTTTGGTTGGGAGTACAGGAAACCAGAGAGGGTTCCTCCTGCATGTCCATACAAGCCTCCAACTACTGGTGTTAGTAAA CAGGCTGAGGCAGATGTTGAACCTATTTCAGCAGATCCTGTTAAACCTGGAACTGTAGATGTCAAAAAGGATTAA
- the LOC137828795 gene encoding uncharacterized protein isoform X2 produces MVCLACLLPLFLVPIVNILPILFHIIMGKIYRVFGWEYRKPERVPPACPYKPPTTGVSKAEADVEPISADPVKPGTVDVKKD; encoded by the exons ATG GTTTGCTTGGCTTGTTTGTTGCCCCTCTTTCTGGTTCCGATAGTTAATATTCTCCCTATTCTCTTCCATATTATCATG GGAAAGATCTATCGGGTTTTTGGTTGGGAGTACAGGAAACCAGAGAGGGTTCCTCCTGCATGTCCATACAAGCCTCCAACTACTGGTGTTAGTAAA GCTGAGGCAGATGTTGAACCTATTTCAGCAGATCCTGTTAAACCTGGAACTGTAGATGTCAAAAAGGATTAA